The stretch of DNA tatatatatatatatatatatatatatatatatatatagacagagagagagagagggagagagagagactTTCTCATTTAACATTATCATTGATTAGCTTTGCTTTTATTCATTTTTTACGGGTTTAATACCTAATTGTAAACTTTTCTAGTCTGATATCTATGTACAAATGAAGTATTTTGAatatatattgtaaaataatacGGAATATGTTTCTGAAAAAGGAAATTTTAAACTAttcaaaaatttattgtttttatcttctccaaaatatttattttttatagtaatCTATTGGGCGAAACAACAAACCTTTTCTTAATATTGTTAAGCATATTCtgcaaaaaataatatttgtattacAAAAAAGAATACTCACCAACTATACTATTATTGCTAGCATTAAGATGCCGTAATTtgggaattttaaaaatacaatcgGGCAATTCTATGAAGGTGTTGTGCGAAATATCCAGTCTCTCAAGGGCACCTAGGCTGACGCATTCATCGGGCAACTTCGACACTTGATTATGAGATAAGTTGAGCTCTGTGATTTGGTTGAATTTGGCGGCAAACTTTGGCGGTATTTTTGTAATGACGTTGTCACTAAGATCACAGGTTTTGAGCTCAGTGTGCCTCATCAGGTGGTACACTGCATCAGGAACTTGCATTAACTGGCAATCGGACAAAtctgaaaaaataaagaaacagTAACTAAAACTGATTTTATTCTTTCTAGCAAAGTAAATAGTTATACTAAATTGGGTCTTTTTAATGCAATCTACTGATACATTTGTATAGTGTTGAATATGGCAGATCAACCAAATAGTAACTGTTTTAACATAAACAAGTTTTCTTTAAAATGTACACGCAAGTTCATGTTCTGTTCTATTTACTTTGATCTAGATAAACGATTGGTGGATTATTGTCAATTGTagacttatttttttaataaataagttcAAAATGTCGGAAAAACTGTCTGAATTTCGTATGACCATAGCCGGCCGCCACACGTGTTTTTTACTTGGGTTGAAAAAGTAAACTTGCCTTCAATGGcgcttcgtgagtctttgcctcgtttactattgccttccatgtttgtcggtccaaACTTGCCTTCTTGACTACCTCTTTTATTCTGTATTCATCTTTCTCTATCCTGAATTGCTCGGAACTAACAAACTTTTAATTTAATCCATTTAGTTCATGTTCGCCCTCAACTTCCCTCTTAACCCTTAAACGCCCAAAAATATGTAGGTTCAATGTATGCTCAAGGGTGGGTAAAAAATATCCACCTCAAAAATTGGTAATATATTTATTGATACTCGTTATAAATGTTTAATGGAATATAAAGAAATGGATTAAACTATTATTTTATGCTATATATGTTTATCCacattaatgccagaaataattccatacgaaatcaaaacgacACTTTTAGAAACGAAAAATATCAAATCCCCTGGCGATAACGGAGTAGTGATCAAAGCGATCAAAGTAGGTGGacataaaattatccaggctttggccaagcttctCACCGAATGCATTTGCCAAGGAAAACCTTCTTCTTAAgggaacaatgcagtcattattttattacacaagcaaggagacataaccgatttaaaaaactaccgtcctatcagtttgctttcacatatatataaacttttcacaaaaattatcaaaaaagcgAAGAGTGGAAGCACTATATGTATTGAATCACATCGTagtgatataaaaaccaaaaaaattaatgcatgtgcattgacagaacatgcattaacgttgaaacataaatttaatttcgaggattcctgtattttggcaaaggaaaagaaccattcaaaatgtgttttcttggaaatgtgttccataaaatctagtacatcgtgcatcaataaaaagtctgacatagataaactgagcaacattattgttacttactggaaaaacatccaaaataaaataaatat from Diabrotica undecimpunctata isolate CICGRU chromosome 4, icDiaUnde3, whole genome shotgun sequence encodes:
- the Sclp gene encoding leucine-rich repeat-containing protein 20 isoform X2 — protein: MASAVTRVIHRCETATETESLDLSDCQLMQVPDAVYHLMRHTELKTCDLSDNVITKIPPKFAAKFNQITELNLSHNQVSKLPDECVSLGALERLDISHNTFIELPDCIFKIPKLRHLNASNNSIVDLDVDCLKDAPSLESVDLTNNPLAPRIYEQLSRLSDLRILLTPREKEDWEDLTI